One Kushneria konosiri genomic window, AACCTGGCCCCGACCTCCTCCACGACAGCAACGCTCGCTCTGGGAGATGCGCTGGCAATCGCCCTGCTGGAAGCGCGCCGCTTCAGCCCCGAGGATTTTGCCCTGTCCCACCCGGGCGGCACGCTGGGCAAACGCTTGCTGCTGCGGGTGGAAGATTTGATGCATACCGGTGATGAACTGCCTGTCGTTCGTAACGACGCGCTGCTCAGCGAAGCGCTGATTGAAATGACACGCAAGGGCCACGGGTTTACCTGTGTAACCGACGAACGCGACCGTCTTGTGGGCATCTATACCGATGGCGATCTGCGCCGCACGATCGATCGCCATGGTGACGTCCGACAGCTGACAATCAATGACGTCATGACGCCCGGGGGCCGCACCATCGAGGCAGAAACCCTTGCCGCAGAAGCGGTCAGGGTCATGGAGGATCATCGCATTACGGCGCTGGTCGTGGTCGATACCCTGCTCCGGCCGATCGGGCTACTCAAGATGCACGACCTGCTTAGAAGTGGCATCGTTTAACCCTGGCTCAGGCCACCCCCATTTTCCAGAACAAGCTGGTTTCAGCCGCTCAAAGCGAGTCAAAACCATCGATTGCCACGCCGGAGAGCTGAACCCGAACGCCATGACACACTCCAATGACATCACTGCCGCACTGAACAAGCGCGCCCTCCCGATACGCCTGCTGGCACTCGACGTTGATGGCATTCTGACCGACGGTCGTCTGCGCTATGCCGCTCGGCCGGAACAGGATGGCGACAAGGTATTTCACGTGCGTGACGGCCTCGGCCTGAAGCTGGTCATGCAGGCCGGCATTGATGTGGCCCTGATCACCGGCAGGATCTCTCCTGCCGTCGACCGCCGCGCACAGGAGCTGGGTATTCGCCACGTCATTCAGGGCCGTGATGACAAGCAGGTCGCCCTGAAAACCCTGATGGCAGAACTGGAACTTCAGGCTGACGAGGTCTGTTACTGCGGCGATGACCTGCCTGATCTGGGGGCCATCGTGTATGCAGGTCTGGGGGTAACGGTATCAGATGCCCCGGACTATATTCGTCAGCGAGCCGATCTGGTGACCC contains:
- a CDS encoding KdsC family phosphatase, which encodes MTHSNDITAALNKRALPIRLLALDVDGILTDGRLRYAARPEQDGDKVFHVRDGLGLKLVMQAGIDVALITGRISPAVDRRAQELGIRHVIQGRDDKQVALKTLMAELELQADEVCYCGDDLPDLGAIVYAGLGVTVSDAPDYIRQRADLVTQTPGGHGAVRELCEWLLNARGVWQDIIDAHERL
- a CDS encoding KpsF/GutQ family sugar-phosphate isomerase — its product is MTTPDIDHDFLASARRTLSLEQNALRDLSERLDTPFTHACQHMLECRGRVVVTGVGKSGHVGRKIAATLASTGTPSFFVHAGEASHGDLGMLVRDDLVLALSNSGETAELTALLPLFKRLGTTMIAMTGNVSSSLARHADVHLDVSVAQEACPLNLAPTSSTTATLALGDALAIALLEARRFSPEDFALSHPGGTLGKRLLLRVEDLMHTGDELPVVRNDALLSEALIEMTRKGHGFTCVTDERDRLVGIYTDGDLRRTIDRHGDVRQLTINDVMTPGGRTIEAETLAAEAVRVMEDHRITALVVVDTLLRPIGLLKMHDLLRSGIV